GGTCACAGCGATTGTGATCGCGTCCGAGGATATGTTGGGATTGTGTGAGTTCAAATCTAACCTGAGCACCTTGATTATCCAGTTCAAGGTAGGGCAACTGTACGATCGTTGTATTCGCCATAAAAATCACAGGGAAAATGAATGGGGTAATTCACCTGATTGATTTTATTTTTAGCATTTTCAGTCCTGGTGTCATTAGGAACCACCAGTTTTTCTTTGTAAATTCGATGGTGTTGTCAGGGGACTGTGACGGGTTGGTTAATTGTTGGGTTGCCAGAGTTTGATATGGCGATCGCGGCTACCGCTAATCAGTTGCTCGCCGTCGGGAGCAATCAGTAGTGTTGTGATGAAATCATCATGGCCGTGGACGCTTTGTGCTTGGCCGGTGGCCCAATCCCAGATTTTGATCGCTGGATTGAGGCTGCCGCTGATTAAGGTGTGGTTGTGGGGATGCCAGGTGAGGCTGCCGATGTCCCAGGCGTGACCGGACAGGCGTTGGACTAATTCACCCGTAGCTGCATTCCAGATGTGGATGGTGTGATCATCACTGCCGGTGGCCAGAAATTGACTATCGGGACTAAAGGCGACGGCGGTTACGGCCCATTCATGGCCGGTCAGAATTTGGACGGTTTGCTGTGTGGCTAGATCCCAGATTCGGGCGGTCCGATCGTGGCTCGCACTGGCCAGGAACTGACCGTCAGGACTGAGGGCGATTGCCCCAATTTTTAACCGATGTCCGGTGAGATGGGATAACTCGCTGCCGGTTTGCCAATTCCACAGTCGGATCGACTTATCCCAACTGCTGCTAATTAGGAGTTGGCCATTGGCGCTAAAGGCGATCGACTTCACCGCTTGCTGATGTCCTTCGAGCAGTTCCACGATTTTGTTTTGGCTCAAATCCCAAATTCCAATCCGTTTGTCGTCACTGGCTGAGGCCAGAAATTGGCCATTCGGGTGCAGCGCGAGACTGTTGACGGCCCGGTGGTGATACAGCAGTTTTTCGATTAAGCGACCATTGTGCAAATCCCAAATGCTAATGCTTTTGTCTTCGCTACTGCTATAGAGCCGCTGGGCCTGCCAGTTGCACGCTAAATCGGTAATGCTGCTGCGATGTCCATCTAATGTGCGAAGGCATTGCCAGGGAGCGGTTGCCGTGGGGGCCATGCGAATCAGATGATTGAGGCCGAGGGCTTGGAGCACGCTGGGCACCGTGGGATAACGATCGCTCACCTGTGGAGCCACCATTTGGGCTAAAACTAACTGAAGCTGGGGACTGAGTGCATCGGTTAAGTAAGGTATCCATAACCACTGATGCGTGGTGCTATCCCATAACTCAAACGGCGCAACCCCAGTGAGTGCGTGGAGGCAGATTAAGCCGAGGCTATAGATATCACTGGCCGGACTGGGTTGACCTTGCAATTGCTCGGGGGCGGCATATTCGGGACTGATACTGCTGGTGGCTGCAGCCATCAGGTGAAATTGACCATTGGCATGTTGGACAATCACGCTGGGTTGCAGATGTTGATAAATCACCGATTGGCGATGCTGCTGCTGTAAGTCGGGCAAAATTGCGCGTAATAACTGCCAAATCGTCGCTTCATCCAACACACCCTGCGTGAGCAAGCGACTATCTAAACTGCGGCCAGGACTGAGGATGGGCGGATGCATCATTGCGTTGAGACTAAATAGTTGAGGATCTTTGGGGCGGTCAAACCAGGCAATTGTCCAAACCAGACAGTCGGCCGATCGATTCGTCCGATCGGCCTATCTCTTTAGATGTGGATAAATGCCTGGATGTTCCCACCTCAAAGGATTTGAACGGATCATGCAGGCATTATTTGGGCAATGAATTGAGTTATGGGTAATTAATCCAGTTAGGCGATGGGGCTAATTCACTGGATGAACTGAGATGGGTTAACTGAGATGGGTTAACTGAGATGGGTTAACTCAGGGTGATGCGGTTATTGGTCAAACTGCGGCATGTTGGGGGGGGCTAGCGGCGGCGCGATCGGTGGCGCGAGCGGTTCAATTCGCTGACCATTACGCTGGGCTTTCTCCGGCGTTGCCGTGACGTTCTCCCGCGTTGTCGGTGTTGCCGGATGCGGTGTGGCTGCTGGTTTTACTGCTTGACCCATGGGCAAAGGCTGACCCTCGTGGGTCTGATTCCATAGCAGCATCGATAGCAGGGCATCGGAGAGGCCGCCACCATTGCCATTTTGGCCGACCATGATTTCGGGAATCACCCGCACATTGCGCTCACCAATGATTTGCATCAGTTGCATCGCGGTGTAGTTCTGGTTGCCCAGGGACTCGACACCGGCTTGGTAGGCATCGGCGTTAGCTTGACCGATCGCCCGCAATGCTTCCGCTTCACCGGCGGCTTTGAGGCGAATCGATTCGGCTGCACCCGCCGCTTCCTTAACTTTCGAGCTGGCCTTGAGTTCCGCCATTTTGACGTTCTCTTCACTGCGCACCAGATCCTCCTGGATTTCTGCCAGGGCCGTTTCCCGTACGAGCTGCTGGCGCTGACTTTGGGCTAACTGTTGCACTTCGTAGGTTTTGCGTTGTTCTTCGGCAATTTTGCGCTCCGTTTGGGTTTCCATCAGGTCATCGGGGGGATGAATGTCCCCAATCAATGTATCGATCGCCTGGACGTCATAACTGCGCAGGGCAACTTTGATAAAGTCAGCGGCTTCGCTTTGGCGCTCACTGCGGGCATCGAGGAAATCGAGCACGGTGCAGTCTTGGGCTGAGTTGCGGAAGTAGTTGCCGATCGTTGGCTCCAACACATGGTCCACCAAGTTCTGCATCGAGCCGACGCGGGAGATGACCTTCGGGGCATCCAATGCGCCCACATGGATAATTTGTGAGACTTCCAAGTCAAAGGTAAAACCATCGTGGGAGAGCACGGTCAGCGGTGAGAGTTTCTCATCGTAGTGATGCCGTTCCATCCGACCCGACCAGTTCAACACAATGTTGGTCGTGGGCACCAGTTCGACACTCATGACGCGGGTATTGATCGGATGCTTGCCGGGGTAAAGCGGCTCGGTCCATACCCCTTTGTGGCCTTGGTGAACCAGATCACCGTGGGTAAATGCGTCCCCACTGATGTCTTCATGGGCTTGTCCGACGTAGGAAATTACGACGCCGACATAGCCGATCGGTACTTCAGTCATTGGTACCTGTTCGACTTGGACAAACCAGGGGTTGAGGTTCCAGGAACCGGACAGTAAGATTTGCTCCTGCAAACCGCGCCGTCCACCCTGCTGCATAAACTTCTGACCATTTTGGAAGTTGTCATGGCCCGGAATCGTCGAACCCGCGATTTCGCCTTGGTCGATCGGCCGACCATCCAGGGTGGTAATCATGCCCACCATATCGGACTTAATCCGGGTCAACATTAGCTGGGCAGCTTGCATCCCGTGCTTTTGGGCGGTGTCAGCGGTAATTACTTTGAATAGCGCTGTATTAATCCGATACGTACCGGAGGTGAGGAAGCCGAGCTGACGCCCCTTTTCCCCGCCATTTTTGAGAAACTTGCGGGCATCTTGGTAGTCGTTACTGGTGATCACCTTGCCCAAAATCCGCTCTGGGGGAATGGCGCAGCCATCATTGGCAATCACCAGGGCAATCTGACCTTGGGGGACATTAATCACCCGTTCCTTTTTGACGGAATACTGCCAGGGCCAGTAGCCCCAGTGCCACCCGGGAGCGAGGGTGTCGGCTTGATAACCGGCTTCACCATCCATCGCGATTAACCGATCGGCGGGTAAGCCTTTCCCGGAAAACGAGAATTTTTTGACCACAACGCCAACTTCCCGCTCACTGATCACCACAAGCCCGGTCGCGAAGACGAGGCCCACAATGCCACCACCGGTAACCAGTGGCAGGAGCAGCCAA
This window of the Romeriopsis navalis LEGE 11480 genome carries:
- a CDS encoding WD40 repeat domain-containing serine/threonine-protein kinase → MMHPPILSPGRSLDSRLLTQGVLDEATIWQLLRAILPDLQQQHRQSVIYQHLQPSVIVQHANGQFHLMAAATSSISPEYAAPEQLQGQPSPASDIYSLGLICLHALTGVAPFELWDSTTHQWLWIPYLTDALSPQLQLVLAQMVAPQVSDRYPTVPSVLQALGLNHLIRMAPTATAPWQCLRTLDGHRSSITDLACNWQAQRLYSSSEDKSISIWDLHNGRLIEKLLYHHRAVNSLALHPNGQFLASASDDKRIGIWDLSQNKIVELLEGHQQAVKSIAFSANGQLLISSSWDKSIRLWNWQTGSELSHLTGHRLKIGAIALSPDGQFLASASHDRTARIWDLATQQTVQILTGHEWAVTAVAFSPDSQFLATGSDDHTIHIWNAATGELVQRLSGHAWDIGSLTWHPHNHTLISGSLNPAIKIWDWATGQAQSVHGHDDFITTLLIAPDGEQLISGSRDRHIKLWQPNN
- a CDS encoding SPFH domain-containing protein; amino-acid sequence: MTRLKQALIWSSIGLAQVAASIAISSATIAAPTKAITTDSTPTSSSNPVLIATANPTIPTVATAQSTNLMLWNNLPTWLLLPLVTGGGIVGLVFATGLVVISEREVGVVVKKFSFSGKGLPADRLIAMDGEAGYQADTLAPGWHWGYWPWQYSVKKERVINVPQGQIALVIANDGCAIPPERILGKVITSNDYQDARKFLKNGGEKGRQLGFLTSGTYRINTALFKVITADTAQKHGMQAAQLMLTRIKSDMVGMITTLDGRPIDQGEIAGSTIPGHDNFQNGQKFMQQGGRRGLQEQILLSGSWNLNPWFVQVEQVPMTEVPIGYVGVVISYVGQAHEDISGDAFTHGDLVHQGHKGVWTEPLYPGKHPINTRVMSVELVPTTNIVLNWSGRMERHHYDEKLSPLTVLSHDGFTFDLEVSQIIHVGALDAPKVISRVGSMQNLVDHVLEPTIGNYFRNSAQDCTVLDFLDARSERQSEAADFIKVALRSYDVQAIDTLIGDIHPPDDLMETQTERKIAEEQRKTYEVQQLAQSQRQQLVRETALAEIQEDLVRSEENVKMAELKASSKVKEAAGAAESIRLKAAGEAEALRAIGQANADAYQAGVESLGNQNYTAMQLMQIIGERNVRVIPEIMVGQNGNGGGLSDALLSMLLWNQTHEGQPLPMGQAVKPAATPHPATPTTRENVTATPEKAQRNGQRIEPLAPPIAPPLAPPNMPQFDQ